One Oncorhynchus keta strain PuntledgeMale-10-30-2019 chromosome 23, Oket_V2, whole genome shotgun sequence DNA segment encodes these proteins:
- the LOC118373387 gene encoding calcium/calmodulin-dependent protein kinase II inhibitor 2-like: protein MSEVLPYSEGKMSGYGDSEASQVSFSCGLQDTNSFFGASQAKRPPKLGQIGRAKRVVIEDDRIDDVLKGMADKSSPGV, encoded by the exons ATGTCCGAGGTACTGCCGTACAGCGAGGGGAAAATGAGTGGCTATGGGGACAGCGAGGCCAGTCAGGTGTCCTTTAGCTGCGGACTACAGGACACCAATTCGTTCTTCGGTGCGTCGCAAGCGAAAAGACCCCCAAAGCTGGGACAGATCGGCAGAGCCAAGAGAG TGGTCATCGAAGATGACAGAATAGACGACGTTCTAAAGGGAATGGCAGACAAGTCGTCACCAGGCGTTTAA